A region from the Candidatus Electrothrix scaldis genome encodes:
- a CDS encoding TolC family protein — MQRPYFVLFTPLFLAVMLSSSPATCWARKETATKLTLEKAIERALQHNRQLKSSTLDLSSRQVYLDEAWDRFSVQISPLSSINYSAVSDEEQVVWKVGSEISKKFSNGIQVGVTPNIAVNDGSYGTGISCSLAVPLLRGYGQDVNLNTVQAREYSLHTAFRRLHRYKINTVLETVQAVYALIRAQYLVDLYTEQLSPLQGHLHTARIREKAGIGRSMDGYRAELRLKKVEEQLNSAQKHAAETADRLKDLLALPLDKSIEVQAPLEYTLINIKLNEAIQIALQHRIEIGQGRADIVEALRKEKVAEQNTLPDLELKLGYKRQSEAEEFENFSFPDEEIWSVALTSSTDWKRSTEKAALANSRLAVDRSRLGLESSREKIIREVRTVLNALDASRARIALRREQIHQATGKQRLAKVKFQYNEGDNFDLLEAETQLEQAKVDLMTDEIRYITDGYRFRAAMGTLIAFAPSNKDSAHTP; from the coding sequence ATGCAGCGTCCCTATTTCGTCCTCTTTACTCCACTCTTCCTTGCCGTGATGCTCTCTTCTTCTCCGGCAACTTGCTGGGCAAGAAAAGAAACCGCCACAAAGCTCACCCTGGAAAAAGCCATCGAACGCGCGCTTCAGCATAATCGTCAACTCAAAAGCAGTACACTGGATTTGAGCAGCAGACAGGTCTACCTGGACGAGGCCTGGGACAGGTTCTCGGTGCAAATTTCCCCGCTTTCCAGCATCAACTACTCAGCTGTCAGCGATGAGGAACAGGTTGTCTGGAAGGTGGGCAGTGAAATATCAAAAAAATTCAGTAACGGCATCCAGGTCGGCGTAACACCCAATATTGCAGTCAATGACGGCAGCTACGGAACAGGTATCAGCTGTTCGCTGGCAGTCCCCCTGCTGCGGGGATATGGTCAGGACGTTAATCTCAATACAGTGCAGGCACGGGAATACAGCCTGCATACCGCCTTTCGCCGCCTTCACCGTTATAAGATCAACACCGTACTGGAGACTGTGCAGGCCGTCTACGCCCTGATTCGTGCCCAATATCTCGTTGATCTGTACACAGAGCAGTTATCTCCGCTTCAAGGCCATCTGCACACGGCCCGCATACGAGAAAAAGCCGGAATAGGTCGTTCTATGGATGGCTATCGGGCGGAACTCCGCCTGAAAAAAGTCGAAGAACAGCTCAACAGCGCCCAAAAACACGCTGCGGAAACAGCAGACCGCCTCAAAGACCTCCTTGCCCTGCCCCTGGATAAATCCATAGAGGTACAGGCACCCCTGGAATACACTCTGATCAATATCAAACTGAACGAGGCAATCCAAATCGCCTTGCAGCACCGGATTGAGATAGGCCAGGGCCGGGCTGATATTGTTGAAGCCCTGCGCAAGGAAAAGGTAGCGGAGCAGAATACTCTACCCGACCTTGAGCTCAAGCTCGGGTACAAACGCCAAAGTGAGGCAGAGGAATTCGAGAACTTTTCCTTTCCTGATGAGGAGATCTGGTCGGTGGCCCTGACCAGCAGCACGGACTGGAAGCGCTCAACGGAAAAGGCGGCCCTGGCCAATAGCCGCCTGGCCGTTGATCGCAGCCGTCTGGGCCTGGAGTCTTCCCGGGAGAAAATCATTCGCGAGGTGCGTACAGTGCTCAATGCCCTTGATGCCTCCAGGGCACGCATTGCCCTCCGCCGGGAGCAAATCCATCAGGCCACAGGGAAGCAACGACTGGCCAAGGTGAAGTTCCAGTATAATGAGGGAGATAATTTTGACCTCCTTGAGGCCGAAACCCAACTTGAACAGGCCAAGGTCGATCTGATGACCGATGAAATTCGTTACATTACCGACGGCTACCGATTCCGTGCCGCTATGGGTACCCTGATCGCCTTTGCCCCCTCCAACAAGGACTCTGCTCATACCCCATGA
- a CDS encoding efflux RND transporter periplasmic adaptor subunit, which translates to MKYFLFLVCAALLSVLLFRQHAPSSSEQAPPLTTVALRDFQVTVRTVGTLHAVNSHVVASRIKGPGAKIIFLAQDGYPVKKGDILVRFDPTRFEEAVAECTAQINDLTAGLEAAEQLLSWEEIEVGHKIESARYSLRVAKLELQRLVKGDGPMTLAQYRDEQEKAELELKRYQDYAADLEKLAQEGYENPAELGRVRDKIAVAQEEFTSAKRRFTSYRDFVLPSLTETATAKVENAKLSQQQVGKAGVHTIARAKASVDQVQAKLQAARTALNQAKAELEKTSLYAPFDGLVIHHEAFRNGEMRTAQEGDTVIIHQPILSLPDLSSLIVKSKVREIDLHKIKVGQPALITLDAYPALHLQGELAFIGALAKKQQGRQSGEKYFQIHFSLKSSDKRLRPGMSARVELQTAQVTQVLSLPIEAVFQDNNGPFCYVQRGTEVQRRSLQTGHSNEYFIEITGGLTAGEQVLLVRPDDY; encoded by the coding sequence ATGAAATATTTCCTCTTCCTTGTCTGCGCTGCTCTCCTCTCTGTCTTGCTGTTCAGGCAGCATGCTCCCTCTTCCTCCGAACAAGCACCTCCCCTGACCACAGTGGCGCTCCGGGATTTCCAGGTAACAGTGCGCACGGTGGGCACGCTTCACGCCGTCAACTCCCACGTAGTCGCCTCCCGGATCAAGGGACCTGGGGCAAAGATTATCTTCCTGGCCCAGGACGGGTACCCGGTCAAAAAAGGTGATATCCTGGTACGCTTTGATCCCACCCGTTTTGAGGAGGCAGTGGCTGAATGTACAGCCCAGATCAATGATCTGACAGCTGGGCTTGAGGCGGCAGAGCAGCTTCTGAGTTGGGAGGAAATAGAGGTGGGACATAAAATCGAGAGCGCCCGCTACAGCCTCCGGGTTGCGAAACTGGAATTGCAGCGCTTGGTGAAAGGCGACGGCCCCATGACCCTGGCCCAATATCGCGATGAACAGGAAAAGGCTGAGCTGGAACTGAAACGCTATCAAGATTATGCTGCGGATCTGGAAAAGCTGGCGCAGGAAGGCTACGAGAACCCAGCAGAACTGGGCCGCGTTCGTGATAAGATTGCAGTGGCCCAGGAGGAGTTTACCAGCGCCAAACGCCGTTTCACCTCCTACCGGGACTTTGTTCTGCCTTCACTCACGGAAACCGCCACAGCCAAGGTGGAGAATGCCAAACTGAGCCAGCAACAGGTAGGTAAGGCCGGTGTGCATACCATTGCCAGAGCCAAGGCCTCTGTTGATCAGGTCCAGGCAAAGCTCCAGGCTGCCCGGACCGCCCTCAACCAGGCAAAAGCGGAGCTGGAAAAAACCAGCCTCTACGCCCCCTTTGACGGCCTGGTTATCCATCACGAGGCCTTCCGCAACGGAGAGATGCGGACTGCCCAGGAGGGCGACACGGTCATCATTCATCAACCCATCCTTTCCCTGCCCGACCTGAGCAGCCTGATCGTGAAAAGCAAAGTCCGGGAGATTGACCTGCATAAGATCAAGGTGGGGCAGCCCGCCCTGATCACCCTGGATGCCTACCCTGCCCTCCACCTCCAAGGCGAACTGGCCTTTATCGGGGCCCTGGCAAAGAAACAGCAAGGCCGTCAATCTGGAGAAAAGTATTTCCAGATCCACTTTTCCCTCAAAAGCAGCGATAAACGGCTCAGGCCGGGCATGTCAGCACGGGTGGAACTGCAAACCGCACAGGTCACTCAAGTGCTCTCCCTGCCCATTGAAGCTGTGTTCCAGGATAATAACGGTCCTTTCTGTTATGTCCAGAGAGGTACTGAGGTGCAACGACGTAGCCTGCAAACCGGGCACAGCAACGAATACTTTATCGAGATCACCGGGGGGCTGACCGCAGGGGAACAAGTCCTGTTGGTGCGACCTGACGATTATTGA
- a CDS encoding cytochrome b, with protein MQLDTQSKLGSNTLALHWIVGIMMIMLLAVGVFMEETKAYALYPWHKAFGVLIIFPVILRVVWRIKSGWPPPIREYKKIEKIMSKLVHYLLLIGTVILPISGFVMSAMGGHGVELFGLELVARNPDPANPMEVIPLNGAVAGIAHELHAIAGTSIIIGVILHIVGVLKHHILDKDGTLLRMLGVKV; from the coding sequence ATGCAGCTCGATACCCAATCCAAGCTCGGTAGCAATACATTGGCATTACACTGGATCGTAGGCATCATGATGATAATGTTATTGGCAGTAGGTGTCTTCATGGAAGAAACAAAAGCTTATGCACTGTATCCTTGGCATAAAGCATTTGGTGTATTGATTATATTTCCTGTCATTCTCCGAGTGGTCTGGAGAATAAAAAGCGGTTGGCCTCCTCCCATTCGTGAATACAAAAAAATAGAAAAAATAATGTCAAAGCTTGTCCACTATCTTTTGCTGATCGGTACGGTGATACTGCCGATTTCCGGTTTTGTTATGTCAGCAATGGGTGGTCATGGTGTTGAGTTGTTCGGCTTGGAGCTTGTGGCCAGAAACCCTGATCCAGCCAATCCGATGGAAGTCATTCCATTGAACGGGGCAGTTGCAGGTATTGCCCATGAACTGCACGCTATAGCTGGCACCAGCATTATCATCGGAGTGATCCTTCATATTGTTGGAGTATTAAAACACCATATACTGGACAAGGATGGAACATTACTCCGCATGCTGGGAGTGAAAGTTTGA
- a CDS encoding PD-(D/E)XK nuclease family transposase, producing the protein MSEKRTLVSFDWAIKNILRDKANYDVLEGFLSTLLEKDITILSVLESEGNQQDESDKFNWVDLVVEDENGDIFIIEVQNSRERHYLQRLLYGTSKLVVDHISLGDSFHKVKKIISISILYFLFGEGEKDYLYRGSTEFYGLNTQEPLHLKPEKRRAVLGREIAAGNIFPEYYLIEVERFHDIISKGIDEWVYLFKNSEVRPDFTSKNIQAAAEKLDLLKMPEKERKAYERYMTDRASERDMIETARIEGRAEGKLEIAINMLRKEKYIVEEIAETTGLSEEQVRELAQQNCDDEPI; encoded by the coding sequence ATGAGCGAAAAAAGAACCCTGGTCAGCTTTGACTGGGCCATAAAAAACATTCTGCGCGACAAGGCCAACTACGACGTGCTGGAGGGCTTCCTCAGTACCCTGCTGGAAAAAGACATCACCATTCTTTCCGTCCTGGAAAGTGAAGGCAATCAGCAGGATGAATCAGATAAGTTCAATTGGGTGGATTTGGTTGTTGAGGATGAAAACGGCGATATCTTCATCATCGAAGTACAGAACAGTCGGGAACGGCATTATCTGCAACGCCTGCTCTACGGCACCTCCAAGCTGGTGGTGGATCATATCAGCCTTGGCGATTCCTTTCATAAGGTAAAAAAAATTATCTCCATCAGTATCCTCTATTTTCTCTTCGGCGAGGGAGAAAAAGACTATCTGTATCGTGGTTCCACAGAATTTTATGGTTTGAATACCCAAGAGCCTTTGCACCTGAAGCCTGAAAAACGGCGGGCTGTTCTCGGTAGGGAAATTGCTGCCGGAAATATTTTCCCGGAATATTACCTGATCGAAGTGGAACGCTTCCACGATATCATCAGCAAAGGGATTGATGAATGGGTTTATTTGTTCAAAAACTCGGAAGTGCGCCCTGATTTTACCTCAAAGAATATTCAGGCTGCTGCGGAAAAGCTGGATTTGTTGAAAATGCCTGAAAAGGAACGCAAAGCCTATGAACGCTATATGACCGACAGGGCCAGTGAACGCGATATGATTGAGACAGCGAGAATTGAAGGGAGAGCTGAGGGGAAATTGGAAATTGCCATCAATATGTTACGTAAGGAAAAATATATTGTTGAGGAAATAGCCGAGACGACTGGATTGAGTGAGGAGCAGGTTCGGGAGCTCGCGCAACAGAATTGCGATGATGAACCGATATGA
- a CDS encoding Uma2 family endonuclease, producing MSWQKICDSSNLKDLPFKIETNQQGQLLMTPVKVYHSLFQGKIIGLLYTYLRGGEALAECAIRTEQGTKVADVAWCSAQRLQQIQNETECSVAPEICIEVMSAVNTAEEMNVKRVLYFASGAEEVWICDQNGRFTFFLSAEKSGKSCLAPNFPNCLSGVLA from the coding sequence ATGTCTTGGCAAAAAATATGCGACAGCAGTAATCTGAAGGATTTGCCGTTCAAGATTGAAACCAATCAGCAGGGCCAACTTCTCATGACTCCTGTCAAAGTGTACCACTCCCTGTTCCAGGGAAAGATTATCGGCCTGCTCTATACCTATCTGCGCGGAGGCGAGGCCCTTGCGGAATGCGCGATCCGCACAGAACAAGGAACCAAGGTCGCCGATGTGGCCTGGTGTTCAGCGCAACGACTTCAGCAAATCCAAAACGAAACCGAGTGCTCTGTCGCTCCTGAAATCTGTATTGAGGTGATGTCAGCGGTAAATACTGCGGAGGAGATGAACGTAAAAAGGGTCTTGTATTTCGCCAGCGGTGCTGAAGAGGTCTGGATCTGTGATCAGAATGGACGGTTCACCTTTTTCCTCAGTGCGGAGAAATCCGGCAAATCTTGCCTGGCCCCGAATTTTCCGAATTGCCTCTCAGGGGTTCTTGCTTGA
- a CDS encoding UPF0489 family protein, producing MAIKKMTQSNWLIPFNQRAYSGTFNCNFLWQWQNVYVMDNHRLALWCWLRHLTPDNKVDILHMDEHYDCLMSRHEEWVAALPRDIGSLSLEEYLKFSWQGHSETCPLFRFDNYFSLFMERYKDKIGNVYISTHRDGDRPTFEFHEFSILESMSYLNTRCSRINHNKAIVNIDIDYFTETGFDDPFRIVSNKFLQELGGILGKGLQNGSIQCFTVALSPEFTGSWEIAEYIAGEIFRAADVPFSLPKENMPTSGLT from the coding sequence TTGGCAATCAAAAAAATGACACAATCTAACTGGCTAATACCTTTTAATCAGCGCGCTTACTCAGGTACATTTAACTGCAATTTCCTTTGGCAATGGCAAAATGTATATGTCATGGATAATCATCGGTTGGCGCTTTGGTGCTGGTTGCGTCATTTAACTCCCGACAACAAAGTAGATATATTACATATGGATGAGCACTATGACTGTCTTATGTCTCGACATGAAGAATGGGTTGCTGCACTTCCGCGTGATATTGGGTCATTATCGCTTGAAGAATATTTAAAATTTTCTTGGCAGGGACATAGCGAAACATGTCCATTATTCAGATTTGATAATTATTTTTCTCTTTTCATGGAAAGATACAAAGACAAAATTGGAAATGTCTATATATCAACACATAGAGACGGAGATAGGCCTACATTTGAATTTCATGAATTTTCAATCTTAGAAAGCATGAGTTACCTAAATACCAGATGCAGTCGCATTAATCATAATAAGGCTATCGTTAATATCGATATCGACTATTTTACAGAAACAGGTTTCGACGATCCATTCAGAATTGTTTCAAATAAATTTCTGCAAGAATTAGGTGGGATCTTAGGTAAAGGTCTCCAAAACGGCTCAATCCAATGCTTTACCGTAGCTCTCAGCCCTGAGTTCACCGGGTCATGGGAAATAGCAGAATATATAGCAGGTGAAATATTTAGAGCGGCCGATGTTCCCTTCTCATTACCAAAAGAGAATATGCCAACCAGCGGGTTAACCTGA
- a CDS encoding Uma2 family endonuclease, whose amino-acid sequence MQLTARELPQYTYEDYINWEGRWELIQGIPYAMSPSPGYTHQRISQRIARLLDEALDDCPSCQAVLPVDWKIADDTVVQPDNMVLCYQPAGSFLTKAPSLIFEILSPSTSSKDRITKFNLYEEEGVDYYCIVDPETGTAKVYVLRDGRYVKLLDATDEAVTFTLKDCVVAFDFSGIWE is encoded by the coding sequence ATGCAGCTAACAGCACGGGAGTTGCCCCAGTATACCTACGAAGACTACATCAATTGGGAAGGACGCTGGGAGCTGATTCAGGGGATTCCCTATGCCATGTCGCCTTCCCCCGGTTATACCCATCAGCGGATCAGTCAGAGAATCGCCCGGCTGCTGGATGAGGCTTTGGATGATTGTCCATCCTGCCAGGCTGTGTTGCCGGTTGATTGGAAGATTGCCGATGATACGGTTGTTCAACCGGATAATATGGTGCTTTGTTATCAGCCCGCCGGGTCCTTTCTCACCAAGGCTCCTTCCTTAATTTTCGAGATCTTATCACCATCTACCTCCAGTAAGGATCGCATCACCAAGTTCAATCTGTATGAAGAGGAAGGGGTTGATTATTACTGTATCGTAGATCCCGAGACCGGAACAGCCAAGGTGTATGTCCTACGGGACGGGCGTTATGTGAAATTGCTGGATGCGACGGATGAGGCAGTGACCTTTACGCTGAAAGATTGCGTTGTTGCGTTTGATTTTTCTGGGATTTGGGAGTGA
- a CDS encoding ABC transporter ATP-binding protein has translation MLISARNISHQYQHGSGCLQVLQGVDLDIEKNDFLAIMGSSGSGKSTLLHILGCLLKPTSGTCLLRDQDILQLEEKELARLRAETIAHVFQQFHLLPTMTVLENVLLPSLYNNIPPEQAEEEARQAIRQVGLEQRIRHKPQELSGGEMQRVAIARALAVKPDLILADEPTGNLDQDSSQEILALFQEINQQGCTLILVTHDPAIAQQARSTRYLRNGCLQ, from the coding sequence ATGCTCATTTCCGCCCGTAATATCAGCCACCAGTACCAGCACGGTTCAGGTTGTCTCCAGGTCCTGCAAGGCGTTGATCTGGATATCGAGAAAAACGACTTTCTCGCTATCATGGGCAGCTCCGGCTCAGGCAAGTCCACCCTGCTCCATATCCTGGGCTGCCTGCTCAAGCCCACCAGCGGCACCTGCCTCCTGCGTGACCAGGATATCCTCCAGTTAGAGGAAAAAGAGCTGGCCCGACTCCGGGCCGAGACCATTGCCCATGTCTTTCAGCAATTTCACCTCCTGCCCACCATGACCGTGCTGGAAAATGTCCTCCTTCCCTCGCTCTATAATAATATCCCGCCGGAACAGGCAGAGGAGGAGGCCCGGCAGGCCATCCGTCAGGTGGGCCTGGAACAACGCATCCGGCATAAGCCGCAGGAGCTCTCAGGCGGTGAGATGCAACGGGTGGCCATTGCCCGGGCTTTAGCGGTCAAACCAGATCTTATTCTTGCTGACGAACCCACCGGCAATCTGGATCAGGACAGCAGTCAGGAGATTCTCGCCCTCTTCCAGGAAATCAACCAGCAAGGGTGTACCCTTATTCTGGTGACCCACGACCCTGCAATTGCCCAACAAGCCCGTTCCACCAGATATCTGCGCAATGGCTGTCTCCAATAA
- a CDS encoding ABC transporter permease, translating to MAVSNNSCPSSKQGYRLRLLLKAAALSLLQQKLRSLLSILGIVCGIMAVVTVIAIGEGAEQETMRHIEQLGINNIYIRADQLSEEQQHRARQRHSAGLQDSDQERLKKNNPFIHNTAGIRERTHNLIDLPQGLHPQLMECTASYGEILDIRMAQGRFLSETDTERRQQVCVLGWQVATSLGQKGQLNQEIRIGEQLFLVIGILARQDALNTEQGKVTMHNLNNSIFFPLDTLEGGNEEQEPLTELLIEVRQPDQVKPCAALLRRSLHMAHNGVNDFQLIIPLEMLAQARKIQGIFNLVFGIIGAITLFVGGIGIMNIMLANISERIHEIGLRRAVGARPEHILLQFLGEAVLLTLIGGLIGILCGVLLSLCLGMLTGWPIGFSIPLLALPLGISLLTGLFFGIYPARKAAAMDPIQALGSRS from the coding sequence ATGGCTGTCTCCAATAATTCCTGCCCGTCCAGCAAACAGGGCTATCGACTCCGGCTGCTGCTCAAGGCTGCTGCTCTGTCTCTGCTCCAACAGAAACTCCGCTCCCTGCTCTCCATCCTGGGGATAGTCTGCGGCATTATGGCGGTAGTGACGGTCATAGCCATCGGTGAAGGGGCAGAACAGGAGACCATGCGTCATATCGAGCAGCTGGGCATCAACAACATCTACATCCGTGCAGATCAACTCAGCGAGGAACAGCAACACCGCGCCAGGCAGCGTCACTCTGCCGGTCTTCAGGACAGCGATCAGGAGCGGTTAAAGAAGAACAATCCTTTTATCCACAACACAGCAGGGATCAGAGAACGAACCCATAACCTCATAGATCTTCCCCAAGGCCTGCATCCCCAGCTCATGGAATGCACAGCCAGCTACGGAGAAATTCTCGATATCCGCATGGCACAGGGACGCTTTCTCAGCGAGACTGACACAGAGCGCCGTCAGCAGGTCTGCGTACTGGGCTGGCAGGTCGCCACCAGCCTGGGCCAAAAAGGACAGCTCAACCAGGAAATCCGCATTGGTGAGCAGTTGTTCCTAGTCATTGGCATTCTTGCCCGCCAGGATGCATTGAATACGGAACAAGGCAAGGTCACCATGCACAACCTCAATAACAGCATCTTCTTCCCCCTGGACACCCTGGAAGGAGGCAACGAGGAGCAAGAGCCTCTGACCGAGCTCCTTATTGAGGTCAGACAACCGGATCAAGTCAAGCCCTGCGCTGCCCTCCTCCGCCGAAGCCTGCATATGGCCCATAACGGAGTAAACGACTTTCAGCTTATCATTCCCCTGGAAATGCTGGCCCAGGCCAGGAAAATCCAGGGCATCTTTAATCTGGTCTTCGGCATCATCGGCGCTATCACCCTCTTTGTCGGCGGCATAGGCATTATGAACATCATGCTTGCCAATATCTCCGAGCGTATCCATGAAATAGGCCTCCGTCGGGCAGTGGGTGCCCGCCCGGAACATATCCTCCTCCAATTCCTGGGCGAGGCCGTCCTGCTCACCCTTATCGGTGGACTGATAGGTATTCTCTGCGGCGTCCTCCTCTCTTTATGCCTTGGTATGCTGACCGGCTGGCCCATCGGATTTTCCATACCCCTGCTTGCCCTTCCTCTCGGCATATCCCTTCTCACTGGCCTGTTCTTCGGGATCTACCCGGCCCGTAAGGCGGCGGCAATGGATCCCATTCAGGCCCTTGGCAGCCGCTCCTGA
- a CDS encoding CsgG/HfaB family protein, whose amino-acid sequence MKRHPVFRLLCTSTLWLYCTALAQANQVITQEERAWARQILTQEKALGKRKTQSSIAVLYFDNRSGREELTPLQKGMAVMLIKDLSKLDQVEVVERTKLQALLDEMELGRSGLMDPETAPEVGVLLRTNYVTGGDLLKGETAELEINASVFDVPLDKFTPLQPVTGAVNEISKLEKKILFSILDHMQIELSPQKKAKLSRPLSSSTAALLSLFAGIDYSDRGLYLRAAQMYKQALKEDPKLKMAKNALKELKGMGLVTPEELGDKPAKPKNPPSTAANAVPQDIPQDDEGLSTGSIIAIGLGMAAVGGGLALALGQSDDDSSSSSVVADPDDTTPPTVSADPAENTTLDCTGGNILFSFSEAMASSGEAFLSNGGTIQQGWRGDRVYEISWSTDESICNNTSDVTVTLSGFKDVSENLLADPISFTYSTAEQQVP is encoded by the coding sequence GTGAAGCGCCACCCTGTTTTTCGCTTATTATGCACATCCACGCTCTGGCTTTATTGCACAGCCCTGGCACAGGCCAATCAGGTTATCACTCAGGAGGAACGGGCCTGGGCTCGACAAATCCTGACTCAGGAAAAAGCTCTGGGCAAAAGAAAGACCCAGAGTTCCATTGCTGTCCTCTACTTCGATAACCGATCAGGTCGTGAGGAGCTGACCCCTTTGCAAAAGGGTATGGCCGTCATGCTGATTAAGGATCTCTCTAAGCTGGATCAGGTTGAGGTGGTGGAACGAACCAAATTACAGGCGCTCCTGGATGAAATGGAGCTTGGCCGCTCCGGCCTGATGGACCCGGAAACAGCGCCTGAGGTCGGCGTGTTACTCAGGACCAACTATGTCACCGGAGGCGATCTTCTCAAGGGGGAAACAGCAGAGCTGGAAATCAATGCCTCTGTGTTTGATGTGCCTCTGGACAAATTCACACCCTTGCAGCCGGTTACCGGAGCAGTAAATGAGATCTCCAAGCTGGAAAAGAAAATCCTTTTCAGCATCCTGGACCATATGCAGATTGAGCTTTCTCCACAAAAAAAGGCGAAGCTCTCCCGTCCTCTTTCCAGCAGTACTGCGGCCCTGCTCTCCCTCTTTGCTGGTATTGATTATTCTGACCGTGGGCTCTATCTCAGAGCAGCGCAAATGTATAAGCAAGCTTTAAAGGAAGATCCTAAGCTCAAAATGGCCAAGAATGCCTTGAAGGAATTAAAAGGCATGGGGCTGGTTACGCCGGAAGAACTCGGTGACAAGCCTGCAAAGCCGAAGAATCCCCCCTCGACTGCTGCGAACGCAGTTCCTCAGGATATCCCGCAAGATGACGAGGGGCTTTCCACAGGCAGCATTATTGCTATCGGGCTTGGTATGGCAGCTGTGGGCGGGGGACTGGCCCTTGCTCTGGGGCAGAGTGATGATGATTCTTCCTCATCATCTGTTGTCGCAGATCCAGACGATACGACCCCACCAACGGTCTCTGCTGATCCGGCAGAAAACACTACCCTGGATTGTACCGGGGGCAACATTCTCTTTTCCTTTTCCGAGGCTATGGCAAGTTCCGGTGAGGCTTTTCTTTCTAACGGCGGGACAATCCAGCAGGGCTGGCGCGGGGACAGGGTCTATGAGATCAGCTGGTCAACCGACGAGAGCATATGTAATAATACCTCTGACGTGACGGTCACCCTGAGTGGCTTTAAAGATGTCTCAGAAAATCTCCTGGCCGACCCAATCAGTTTCACCTACTCTACCGCCGAACAGCAGGTTCCGTAA
- the ispE gene encoding 4-(cytidine 5'-diphospho)-2-C-methyl-D-erythritol kinase: protein MNEQTTRLKLLAPAKINLTLKILGKREDGYHELETLMQKVSLFDELELSLTDEPGITIHCSNYSHYSNADLPEDKDNIAVRAAQLFLQETNNSSQGVNIVLKKNIPIAAGLGGGSSNAAAVINGLDQLLNTNCPAKQRAEMGVRIGADVPLFVYDFPAALARGIGERLLPVPSLSAFQVLLVNPGILVSTKWAFEAFSATAKRITLTAEKKTFTLPCSKNCRQKIASNKGQSQDFTFPDDLHNDLELVTAERHPIIQNLKDRLLTNGAAGAMMSGSGSTVFGLFHETAKDQAEQCRSLLQQEYDQVYLVSPLEGKQ from the coding sequence GTGAATGAACAGACAACCCGGCTCAAGCTGCTGGCTCCGGCCAAGATCAACCTCACCCTGAAAATCCTCGGTAAAAGAGAGGATGGTTACCACGAGCTGGAGACCCTGATGCAAAAGGTTTCCCTCTTTGATGAACTTGAGCTGAGCCTCACAGACGAGCCAGGCATAACTATACATTGCTCCAATTACTCCCATTACTCCAATGCAGACCTGCCAGAGGATAAGGATAATATCGCAGTACGGGCAGCGCAGCTTTTTCTCCAGGAGACCAATAACAGCAGCCAAGGCGTTAACATCGTGCTGAAAAAAAACATTCCCATTGCCGCTGGCCTGGGTGGTGGCTCCAGCAATGCCGCAGCTGTTATCAACGGTCTTGATCAGCTCCTGAACACCAACTGCCCGGCAAAACAACGGGCCGAAATGGGAGTACGAATAGGTGCCGATGTCCCCTTGTTCGTTTATGATTTCCCAGCAGCCCTTGCCAGAGGTATAGGAGAACGCCTCCTACCAGTTCCTTCCTTATCCGCCTTTCAAGTGCTCCTTGTTAATCCAGGGATCCTCGTTTCAACAAAATGGGCCTTTGAAGCTTTTTCCGCAACAGCAAAAAGAATTACATTGACAGCCGAAAAAAAAACGTTTACTCTTCCTTGCTCTAAAAATTGTAGGCAGAAAATTGCATCGAACAAGGGACAGTCTCAGGACTTTACCTTTCCAGATGACTTGCACAACGATCTTGAGCTGGTGACGGCGGAACGCCACCCCATCATCCAGAACTTGAAAGATCGTCTGCTTACCAACGGAGCAGCAGGGGCAATGATGTCCGGTTCCGGCTCAACAGTCTTCGGACTTTTTCATGAGACGGCCAAAGATCAGGCAGAACAGTGCCGTAGCCTGCTCCAACAAGAATATGATCAAGTATACCTTGTTTCTCCTCTTGAGGGAAAACAGTGA